ATGCGGCCGAAGAACTGTTGCCTAACTACCTGCGCTTCGTGCGCGGCGTAGTAGATGCGGACGACCTGCCGCTGAACGTGAGCCGCGAAATCCTGCAACAGAACCGCCAGCTCGAGCGCATCAAGGCCGCTTGCGTGAAGCGCGTGCTCGACTTGATCGAAAAACTGGCCAAGGACGAGCCCGAAAAGTTCGAAACCTTCTACAAGGCATTCGGCAATACGCTCAAGGAAGGCATTGCCGAAGACCACGCCAACCGCGAGCGCATCGCCAAGTTGCTGTGCTTTGCGTCGACCAAGGGCGAGGGCAGTGCACAGAAGGTGTCGCTGGATGATTACATCGGCCGCATGGCGGTCGGCCAGGACGAGATCTGGTATATCACTGCCGACAGCTACGCCGCGGCTGTCGGCAGCCCGCAACTGGAAGCCTTCAAGGCCAAGGGCATTGAAGTGCTGCTGATGTCCGACCGTATCGATGAATGGATGATCGGCAGCCTTACCGAGTACGCCGGCAAGAAACTGCGCAACGTCGCCAAAGGCGAACTGCCGCTGGATGAAGAAGGCAAGAAGCAGCAGGAAGAAGTCAGCAAGGCCGCCGAGCCACTGCTCAAAAAGCTCAAGGATTTGCTCGGCGATCGCGTAGGTGATGTGCGGGTTTCCGCACGCCTTACCGATTCGCCCTCGTGCCTAGCTTTGTCCGATTACGAGATGGCCCCGCATCTTGCACGCCTGCTGCGCGAAGCTGGCCACGACATGCCATCGAGCAAGCCGACGCTGGAAATCAATCCGCAGCACGCGTTACTCAAACGTGTCGAAGCGGAAAGCGATGAAGCCAGGGCAAGAGATCTTGCCAGCCTGTTGCTTGAACAGGCCGAGATCGCGGCCGGTGCGCAGTTGGCTGACCCGGCGGCCTTTGTGCAGCGGTTGAATCGTGTACTGGTGGGCTGACGCGTACCGCGACACCATAGTTTTTGAACGCCGACAAAGGCAGCCGCTAACCTGTGGCCGCCTTTGTTTTGAAAGGATGTCCTGAGCGCACTGCTACGCTTGCTTGCCTGGCCTTGCACGTTATGTGTATGCCACGCCGGTTCATTAGCCTGATAATGCCACCCATGAAACAGGCGACACACGATGCATTGATCGAAGTTCGCGCAGATGTCTGGCTTTGCCGGTTTGAATCGTCCACCGACGCGGCCCAATAAGTAGGAGCGTCGGGAATTGCGACGGCTAAAGCAACACTGAACAAGTCTTGCTGCACCCTCATCATTTGCCGAGTATTACGACTCGCTGCAAGGGTGAGCCGGATCATCCACCGCTCCCCGACTGGCGTCACATTCACCACGAACATCCCCTTGACGATGGTGACGGCAAACTGCAAATGGATTCGATCACTGACGATGGAATGCGGCGTAGTCGAAAAGCTCAGAAAATCCAGACCTTCTATAGATGGAAGCCCCGTCGGCTGATGCTTCCAGAAAGCACAGCGCGACGTTGCGTGACTTGGCTTGTACTAGTGCATGTTGAATCAGGGCACTGGCGTATCCTCTGCCCTGAAACTCGGACTGTGTACCGATATCGAATGCCGTCTTTGAGGACAGAGTCGATATAAGCGCTCGGCTGTTTCACGATCAACAGATTGAGGCTCGCTGCCTCGACGCCAGTAAGGTAAGCGGACGCGCAATCATTGAAATGGTGATATCTCTGGCTGATCGAGGTGAAGAAATAATCTTCCACCCGATGATAGAGAGACGTCAGCGAGGCATCGTTTCGTTTGGACATGGTCAAAGATCGGGACAGGAAAGGGTATGCCAGCGATCCAACGCATCAGGAGTGGCAGTGCATTTGTCACTTCTGGAGGAATGCTTAGTTCGTCTCCGTTTTGCCTTGTCATTTTGGTCACCGTAGCGCCACAGACTGTGCTGCGGCGCTTAAGGCATTTCTTCAGGTTTGCAAGTAGACGTTACGCCAGATCAAACCGATCAAGGTCCATCACCTTGGTCCAAGCGGCAACGAAATCATGCACGAACCTTTCTTTTGCATCCGCACTGCCGTAGACCTCGGCCAAGGCTCGAAGCTGCGAGTTTGAGCCAAAGATGAGGTCCACGCGGGTGCCGGTCCACTTGAGGTCGCTCGTCTTGCGATCGTGTCCTTCGAACACATCTCGCGAACTGGCGGTGGGCTTCCACTCCGTACCCATGTCCAGCAGGTTGACGAAGAAGTCATTGGTCAACACGCCGGGTCGCTTGGTGAACACACCATGCTTGGATTGCTTGTGGTTGACGTTCAGGACACGCAGTCCACCCACCAGCACGGTCATCTCGGGCGCGCTGAGCGTGAGCAATTGTGCCTTGTCGACCAGCAGGTGCTCGGCAGGTACGGCGAATTCACCCTTGAGGTAATTGCGGAAGCCATCGGCTAGCGGCTCCAGCACGCCGATCGATTCCACATTGGTCTGTTCCGCGGTGGCATCGTTGCGGCCCGGACTAAACGGCACCGTCACGTTGACGCCAGCATCCTTTGCCGCTTTCTCGATGCCAGCGTTGCCGGCCAGCACGATCAGGTCGGCCAGCGATATCTTCTTGCCGCCGGTGGCTGCAGTGTTGAACTCAGCCTGGATACCTTCGAACGTCTTCAGCACCTTGGCTAAATGAGTCGGCTCGTTGGCGTCCCAATCCTTCTGCGGAGCCAGTCGAATGCGTGCGCCATTGGCGCCACCGCGCTTGTCCGAGCCGCGGAACGTGGAAGCCGATGCCCACGCCGTGCTGACCAGTTCGGACACGCTGAGTCCCGAGGCGAGCACCTTGGCCTTGAGTGCGGCCACGTCCGCATCGTCGATCAGCTTGTCATGGACGGCAGGAATCGGATCTTGCCAGATCAGTTCTTCCTTCGGCACTTCCGGGCCAAGGTAGCGTGCGCGCGGTCCCATGTCGCGATGCGTGAGCTTGAACCATGCGCGGGCAAAGGCTTCGGCGAACGCTTGCGGATTCTCCAGGAAACGGCGCGAGATCTTCTCGTAAGCGGGGTCGAAACGCAGCGAGAGGTCGGTGGTCAGCATCATCGGCAGGCGCTTCTTCGACTTGTCGTGCGCATCCGGGATGATGGCCTGGGCACCCTTGGCGACCCATTGATGGGCGCCGCCTGGCGACTTGGTCAGTTCCCAGTCGTACTTGAACAGATTTTCGAGGAAGTTGTTGCTCCATTGAGCAGGTGTGGTGGTCCAGGTCACTTCTAGGCCACTGCCCACCGCATCGCCGGCCACGCCGCTGCCGAAGTTGCTCTTCCAGCCCATGCCTTGCTGTTCGATCGGGGCGGCTTCGGGCTCCGGACCTTTGTGAGATTCTGGTGCGGCGCCATGGGTCTTGCCGAAGCTGTGGCCGCCTGCGATCAGCGCGACGGTCTCCTCATCGTTCATCGCCATACGGCCGAAGGTAGTGCGGATTTCATGGGCGGCAGCAAGCGGGTCCGGCTTGCCGCCGGGGCCTTCCGGATTGACGTAGATCAGCCCCAGTTCGTTGGCGCCAAACGGCTGGGGCAGTTCATTGGTTTGGGGATCACGGCGATCACCCAGCCATTTTTTCTGGATATCGCCCCAGTTGACGTCCTCGTCCGGTTCCCAGGTGTCTTCGCGGCCACCAGCGAAACCGAAGGTACGAAAACCCATCGTTTCCAGTGCGACGTTGCCGGCGAGGATCAGCAGGTCCGCCCAAGAAATCTTCTGACCATACTTTTGCTTGATGGGCCATAGCAGACGGCGCGATTTGTCGATATTGACGTTGTCCGGCCAACTATTGAGCGGCGCGAAGCGTTGCTGGCCGCGACCACCACCACCACGGCCATCGGCGATGCGGTAGGTGCCGGCAGCATGCCAGGACATGCGGATGAATTGCGGGCCATAGTGGCCGAAATCGGCCGGCCACCAGTCTTGCGAATCGGTCATCAGGCCGCGCAGGTCTTTCTTCAGTGCTTGATAGTCCAGCTTTTTGAACTCTTCGGCGTAGTTGAACTGCTTGCCGAGAGGATTGGACTTGGCAGAGTGTTGATGCAGGAGGTCCAAACGCAATGGGTTGGGCCACCAGTCCTGATTAGTCGCGCCGCCACCGGCGACGTGGGTGAACGGGCATTTTGCTACGATTGACATGTGTTCTCCACCTTTGGTCATTAGCGTCCAGCTACGTGGTCCAGTCTGAAGTCCAAGTATCGATAGATAGAATGGCTCTTACTTCATGACATTCAGTGATGCATTCGCTTGTTGATGAGCAGATAGTCGTGTGTCAGCAGTACGCTGGCAACAACGCTAACGCTTTTGTAGTGAGCTGGCGTGTTGCAGGTGATCATGCGGATACTGCGGTCGCTGCTCACGATGATTCCTTCCTTGCAATGGAGTCAGTGGCTGGCGTCGGCTAGCTACCCGAGCCAATCTACGCAGATGCAGCCGTCACGGGAATTCGATTTTTCCAATGCTTGCCATAGCCACAAGCTATCACCAAATGAATGATCAAAAGATGCTGGTGATGCTGCTGTGCAGCGAATTTGCGCAAAGTGAAATGAATCGAGTTCGATGCGTGCGTTCGCGTGTCATGCCACGACAATGATTAGCCGAAGCTAGTGTTTCAGTTTTGTGTTTGTCGCGTAAAGCTTCGATGAAGTCAGTCGTTACGAAGCATTGCCATCCTGAGATGCGGGTTATCTCAGGATGGCAAAGAAGGGCGGGCGTAGGGTTGCTCAGACTTATGTTGCGGTCGTTCCTTGGCGTCTTGCTCTTCAGGAAAGCGCCTTCAACCGATAAAGCGCCTCAAGTGCTTCCCGCGGTGTCATCGCATCCAGATCCATGCTTTCCAGCACTCGCTCGACCACGGACGGCATTGCCGCAAACAATCCAAGCTGCGGCGATGCAGGTGCCGTTGCAGCCGGTGCCGCAACATGTGCATGCATGCCACGCTCCAATTTCGCCAGGGTGCGTCGAGCGTCGGCGATCACCCCTTTGGGCAAGCCAGCCAGCGCGGCGACCTGCAGGCCGAAGCTGCGGTTGGCCGGGCCTTCCTTCACCGCATGCATAAACACCAACTGCTCGCCGTATTCGACCGCGTCGAGGTGCACATTGGCGATGGTCCCATATTCGGAAGCTAGTTCCGTCAGCTCGAAATAATGCGTGGCGAACAGCGTATAAGCACAGCTGGACGCAGCAAGATGAACGGCTGCGGCGCGAGCGAGTGCGAGGCCGTCATAGGTGCTGGTGCCGCGCCCGACTTCATCCATCAGCACCAGACTTTGTGGCGTGGCGTTGTGAAGAATATTGGCGGTCTCGCTCATTTCCACCATGAAAGTGGACTGGCCGCGCGAAAGATCGTCGCCCGCGCCGATACGCGTGAAGATGCGGTCGGTCGGTCCGATGGTCGCAGACTTGGCTGGTACGTAACTGCCGATATGTGCCAGCAGCACGATCAGTGCGTTCTGTCGCATATAAGTCGATTTACCGCCCATGTTCGGGCCGGTAATCACTAGCATGCGACGGTTGTCGTCCAGCATCAGGTCATTGGGCTCAAACGGCTCTTCGCGAACCTTTTCCACCACCGGATGGCGCCCGCGTTCGATTGCGATGCCAGCTACGTCGGTGAGTTCGGGCGCACTCCAGTCCAGCGCTTCGGCGCGTTCGGCAAGCGCGCACAGCACATCGAGTTCAGCCATGGCGGCTGCGGCGTGCTTGAGTGGTTCGAGCTGTTCGGTGAGCGTGTCCAGCAGTGCTTCGTACAGAGCACGTTCGCGCATCAGCGAGCGTTCCTTGGCCGACAGCACCTTGTCCTCGAAGGTCTTCAATTCTTCGGTGATGTAACGCTCGGCGTTTTTGGTGGTTTGGCGACGTGTGTAGTGCGTGGGTGCCTTGTCCGCGTGGCCCTTGCTGATCTCGATGTAATAGCCGTGTACGCGGTTGTAGCCGACTTTCAGCGTGGGGATGCCGCTGGCAGCTTTCTCGCGCTCTTCGAGTTCGATCAGGTATTGATCGGCGTGGGTGGACAGGCGGCGCAGTTCATCCAGCTCGGCATCGTAACCATTGGCAATGATGCCGCCGTCGCGCAACAACACGGGCGGTTGTTCGATGATGGCTCGCTTGAGCAGCTCGGCCGTCACGCCATGATCGCCGATGCCATCGATCAGCGCATGCAGTAGCGGGCTGTCGAGCGCGGCAACTGAATCGCGCAAAGCCGGAGCCGCGGCAAGACCATCGCGCAAGGTAGACAGGTCACGCGGACGTGCCGAACGCAATGCTACGCGAGCTAGGATGCGTTCCAGGTCGCCAATGCCGCGCAACTGATCGCGCAGGCTCTCGTAACGATGCGTTTCGATCAAGGCGCCGATCGCCTGGTGGCGTCGACGCAAGATCTCGCGCGAGCGCAGCGGGCGATTCAGCCACCGCCGCATCAAGCGTGCGCCCATGGGTGTCACCGTTTCATCCAGCACGCCGAGCAGTGTGTATTCGGTGCGTCCGCTGGGGTGCGTATCCAGCTCCAGGTTGCGGCGAGTGGCGGCGTCCAGCGCGATCGTTTCGCTGGCGCTTTCCACCGACATGCCGGAAAGGTGTGGCAACGTACTCTTTTGCGTTTCTCCCACGTAACCAAGCAGACAACCGGCGGCGGCAATCGCCAGTGGCATGTTGTCCACGCCGAAGCCACCGAGGTCGCGCGTGCCGAAGAAGCGGTTGAGTTCGCGCCGAGCCGCATCGCTATCGAAGTGCCACGGTGGACGCTTGCGCAAGCTGGGCAGGGAACTCACTAGTTTCGGCCATGCCACATCTTCGTCCACCAGTGTTTCGGCCGGCTGCAAGCGCGCCAGCTCAGCAGCAAGCGCTTCGGCATTGGACACTTCGCTCAGCAGGAAACGGCCGCTGGCAAGATCGACCCAGGCCAATCCGTAGCTACCATGCGCACCGGCGGCAATCGCCAGCAAAAGGTTGTCGCGCCGTTCTTCCAACAAAGCGGCATCGGTGACCGTGCCCGGCGTGACGATGCGCACCACTTTGCGGTCCACCGGTCCCTTGGCCAGCGCCGGATCGCCAATCTGTTCGCAGATCGCTACCGACTCCCCCAGCCGCACCAGCTTGGCCAGGTAATTTTCAACTGCGTGATACGGCACGCCCGCCATCGGAATGGGCTGCCCCGCCGACTGTCCTCGCTGCGTCAGCGTTATGTCCATCAAGCGCGCCGCCTTGCGAGCGTCGTCATAGAACAGTTCGTAGAAATCCCCCATGCGGAAAAATAGCAGCACATCGGGATGTGCGGCCTTGGTCGCGAGGTATTGGCGCATCAAGGGGGTATGCAGGTTCAGATCTTCTTGATTCATGCGATAGCGTAGAGGATGGGCGGATGCAACAATGGCTAGCTGGGAAAACGTGAAAGTTTCGCATGGATGCGCTGCTTTGCCTATTTGGACGCAAACGCTGCTTCATGGGCGTTAAATTCCGTACCATTGGGTATCGGATGTTCGGTCCGGGGGAACCTTTGACGATGACAAACAACATGCCTCCCAAGGGTGTCCAGGTGATGGCTGTGGTTTTGATTGGCGTGCTTGTGTTTGCCGCCATGGGCGGCGCCCACGTTGTTTCACCGACGCATATCGGCTGGCTGATGACGGGCGGTGACACGCCGGCACACTATTTGGGGTGGAGCTATTTTCGACATACGTCGTGGTGGCAATGGCCATTGGGCGCCAATCCCGAGTATGGCAGCGATGCGCCTGGCACTATCGTCATGTCGGATTCCATTCCCGTCGCGGCTTTTTTCTTCAAGCTCTGGCGTGGCTGGCTTTCCCTCGACTTTCAGTACTTCGGCATCTGGGTGCTGTTT
The sequence above is a segment of the Dyella sp. M7H15-1 genome. Coding sequences within it:
- the htpG gene encoding molecular chaperone HtpG is translated as MTIAETCKFEAEVAQVLHLVTHSLYSHKEIFLRELISNASDACDKLRFESIAKPELLAGDAELHIDVSWDPAARTITVRDNGVGMSREEVVANIGTIASSGTRRFLEAMSTEQKSDARLIGQFGVGFYSAFVVADRVTVLSRRAGALASDGVKWESDGKGEYSLEPVDLPERGTAVVLHLKADEDEFLKRWQLRSLITRYSDHVAFPIRMPMEKDDKPTDEWEIVNAASALWTKPKSEISNEDYQSFYKSLGHDFNDALAWTHNRVEGSQSFTTLLYLPSQPPFELMMGGRDERKGLKLYIKRVFIMDAAEELLPNYLRFVRGVVDADDLPLNVSREILQQNRQLERIKAACVKRVLDLIEKLAKDEPEKFETFYKAFGNTLKEGIAEDHANRERIAKLLCFASTKGEGSAQKVSLDDYIGRMAVGQDEIWYITADSYAAAVGSPQLEAFKAKGIEVLLMSDRIDEWMIGSLTEYAGKKLRNVAKGELPLDEEGKKQQEEVSKAAEPLLKKLKDLLGDRVGDVRVSARLTDSPSCLALSDYEMAPHLARLLREAGHDMPSSKPTLEINPQHALLKRVEAESDEARARDLASLLLEQAEIAAGAQLADPAAFVQRLNRVLVG
- the katG gene encoding catalase/peroxidase HPI codes for the protein MSIVAKCPFTHVAGGGATNQDWWPNPLRLDLLHQHSAKSNPLGKQFNYAEEFKKLDYQALKKDLRGLMTDSQDWWPADFGHYGPQFIRMSWHAAGTYRIADGRGGGGRGQQRFAPLNSWPDNVNIDKSRRLLWPIKQKYGQKISWADLLILAGNVALETMGFRTFGFAGGREDTWEPDEDVNWGDIQKKWLGDRRDPQTNELPQPFGANELGLIYVNPEGPGGKPDPLAAAHEIRTTFGRMAMNDEETVALIAGGHSFGKTHGAAPESHKGPEPEAAPIEQQGMGWKSNFGSGVAGDAVGSGLEVTWTTTPAQWSNNFLENLFKYDWELTKSPGGAHQWVAKGAQAIIPDAHDKSKKRLPMMLTTDLSLRFDPAYEKISRRFLENPQAFAEAFARAWFKLTHRDMGPRARYLGPEVPKEELIWQDPIPAVHDKLIDDADVAALKAKVLASGLSVSELVSTAWASASTFRGSDKRGGANGARIRLAPQKDWDANEPTHLAKVLKTFEGIQAEFNTAATGGKKISLADLIVLAGNAGIEKAAKDAGVNVTVPFSPGRNDATAEQTNVESIGVLEPLADGFRNYLKGEFAVPAEHLLVDKAQLLTLSAPEMTVLVGGLRVLNVNHKQSKHGVFTKRPGVLTNDFFVNLLDMGTEWKPTASSRDVFEGHDRKTSDLKWTGTRVDLIFGSNSQLRALAEVYGSADAKERFVHDFVAAWTKVMDLDRFDLA
- the mutS gene encoding DNA mismatch repair protein MutS, with translation MNQEDLNLHTPLMRQYLATKAAHPDVLLFFRMGDFYELFYDDARKAARLMDITLTQRGQSAGQPIPMAGVPYHAVENYLAKLVRLGESVAICEQIGDPALAKGPVDRKVVRIVTPGTVTDAALLEERRDNLLLAIAAGAHGSYGLAWVDLASGRFLLSEVSNAEALAAELARLQPAETLVDEDVAWPKLVSSLPSLRKRPPWHFDSDAARRELNRFFGTRDLGGFGVDNMPLAIAAAGCLLGYVGETQKSTLPHLSGMSVESASETIALDAATRRNLELDTHPSGRTEYTLLGVLDETVTPMGARLMRRWLNRPLRSREILRRRHQAIGALIETHRYESLRDQLRGIGDLERILARVALRSARPRDLSTLRDGLAAAPALRDSVAALDSPLLHALIDGIGDHGVTAELLKRAIIEQPPVLLRDGGIIANGYDAELDELRRLSTHADQYLIELEEREKAASGIPTLKVGYNRVHGYYIEISKGHADKAPTHYTRRQTTKNAERYITEELKTFEDKVLSAKERSLMRERALYEALLDTLTEQLEPLKHAAAAMAELDVLCALAERAEALDWSAPELTDVAGIAIERGRHPVVEKVREEPFEPNDLMLDDNRRMLVITGPNMGGKSTYMRQNALIVLLAHIGSYVPAKSATIGPTDRIFTRIGAGDDLSRGQSTFMVEMSETANILHNATPQSLVLMDEVGRGTSTYDGLALARAAAVHLAASSCAYTLFATHYFELTELASEYGTIANVHLDAVEYGEQLVFMHAVKEGPANRSFGLQVAALAGLPKGVIADARRTLAKLERGMHAHVAAPAATAPASPQLGLFAAMPSVVERVLESMDLDAMTPREALEALYRLKALS